The Tessaracoccus aquimaris sequence GCCCCGCTGGTGCCCCTGGCGGCCGACCTGGCAGCGGCGCAGCGGGCCACCAGGCTCAAGCCCACCGCAGCTGTGCAGACGGTGACGCTCGACCTCCGCACCCCGGGCGGGCTGGCCAGGTCGATCCTGCTGCACCGGCTCGTCCTCCTCGGCATCGGGTGGGGGTCGCCGACCTACGCCGGTCGCACCACCGGCACCTTCAAGGAGTCGTGGCAGCTCGAGTGGGTGCCCGAGTTGGCAGTCGCCGTCGTCGAGGCGAGCCTGTTCGGCACCACCGTCGCGTCGGCCGCCTCCGCCAAAGCCGCGGAACTCGCGCGCGAGGCGACCTCGCTGAGGGACCTGTCCGAGCTCATCTCGAGATGCCTCACCGCGGAGCTACCGGTACACGACGTCGTCCAGACGCTCGCCGACCGCTCCGCCGTCAACACCGACGTCGCAGGGCTGCTGGGCGCGGTCGAACCGCTCGCTCAGGTGACCCGCTACGGCACCGTCCGTGGCGTCGACACCACCGAGGTCAACACGGTGCTGCGCGCCATCGTCGCCCGCGGCTGCGTCGGCCTCCCGATGGCGGGCGTCGGCATCGACGAGGAATCGGCCGCGGCGCTCGTCAAGGCCGTCGACGCGGCGCACGCGGGCCTCACGCTGATCGAGGACGACGCACTCCTCGGGCAGTGGTATTCGGCGCTCGGCGTCGTCGCCGCCCGCGATCAGGTGCCGGGGCGCCTCGCGGGCCGCGCCACCCGGATGCTGCTCGACGCGGAACGCGTCGACCGCGACGAGGTCGGCAGGCGGATGGGCACCTGGCTGTCTCCCGTGCTCGACCCAGTCGACTCGGCCGGTTGGCTCGACGGCTTCCTCGCGGGTTCCGCCATCATCCTGATCCACGACCCCGGCCTGCTCGCCCTGGTCGACGGGTGGGTCGCGGGGGTAGCGACCGAGGCGTTCGAGGACCTCCTTCCCCTCCTCAGGCGCACCTTCACCCAGTTCGCCAAGCCGGAACGCAAGATGATCGGCGAGCAGGTCTCGACGGGCGCGCGGGAGGACGACGTGCGCGGCGACTGGGACCTGGCCGCCGCCGCCCCCGGCATCGGCGCGGTCGCCCGGATGCTCGGATGGGAGGCGGCATGAGCGAGGACACCACCGTCGGCCGGACACCCGAGCGGCTGACCCGCTGGCGGCTGATCCTCGGCTCCGACGAGGCCGACGGCGTCACCTTCGACGGGGCGCCCGTCCAGTTGGGCGAGGACGACGCCGTCCGCGACAAGGTGCTGACCGACCTGTACGACGCCGACCGGCGCGGCGGGCTCGGCAGTTCGAGCCCAAAGGTCGCCCGGTGGCTCGGCGACATCCGCAGCTACTTCCCGAGCTCGGTGGTCCAGGTCATGCAGGGCGACGCCATGGAACGCCTCGGCCTTCGCGAACTCCTGCTGGAACCCGAGATGATGCGCGCGGTGCAGCCCGACATCAACCTCGTGAGCACCCTGATCGGGTTGAGCGGCGTGATCCCCGAGCACTCCAAGGAGACCGCGCGCGCCGTCGTTCGACAGGTCACCAACGAGTTGGAGGAGCGGCTCCGGTCGCGCACCGTCCAAGCCGTCACTGGCGCCATCGATCGATCGTCGCGCACCAACCGGCCCAAGTTCCGCGACGTCGACTGGAACCGCACCATTGCGGCCAACCTGAAGAACTACCTTCCCGACCACAAGACCGTCGTCCCGGAGCGGCTCGTCGGGAATGCCCGGCGACAGTCGCAGGTGGAGCGCGAGATCATCCTCTGCATCGACCAGTCGGGCTCGATGGCGGAGTCGGTCGTCTACTCCGCGGTGTTCGGTGCGGTGCTCGCCTCGCTCCGCTCGGTCAAGACGCATCTTGTGGTGTTCGACACCTCCGTCGTCGACCTCACCGATGAGATCGACGACCCCGTCGACGTGCTGTTCGGCGTGCAGTTGGGCGGAGGCACCGACATCAACGGGGCGCTTGCCTACTGCCAGGGCCTGATCACCCAGCCGACGGACACGGTGCTGGTGTTGATCAGCGACCTGTACGAGGGCGGGATCGCCGAGGAGATGCTGCGCCGCGCCAACTCGATCGTCGGCTCGGGGGCGACGATGGTCGCGCTGCTTGCGCTGTCCGATTCGGGCAGGCCGTCCTACGACCCGCAGCACGCGAACGCGCTCGGCTCGGTCGGCGTCCCGTCCTTCGCCTGCACGCCCGACCTGTTCCCCGACCTGATGGCCACCGCGATCCAGCGCGAGGACATCGGCGCCTGGGCGGCCGCCAACGACATCGTCACGACGCACGCCGAGCCCGACTCCACCTAGCGCGCCTCGCGGGGGATACCCGGCGAGGGAGCGTGGCGATCCCGGGTACCTCGCGCGCGTGCGCCACAATGGCGAGCGGTGGGGCACCTCCGCGCCCGCACCGACGTCCGTCCGAAGGGTCGATTCCATGAGGGCACTGCTGGTGAGCAGCGGGCTGGCCATCGTCGTCTCCCTGCTCGGGACGTGGTTCGCCATCGGCCTGTTCCGCCGGATCGGGTTCGGGCAGCCCACCCGCATCGACGGCCCGACCGCCCACCACGTCAAGCGCGGCACCCCGACCATGGGCGGCGTCGTCATCGTCGTCGCGACCGTGGTCTCCTACCTCACCGGCACCCTCGTCACCGGCAACCTGCCGAGCGCCAGCGCATGGCTCGCGCTGCTCCTCTTCGTCGGCTGTGCCGCGATCGGCTTCCTGGACGACTACATCAAGGTGTTCACACAGGACAACCGCGGCCTCAGCCCCAAGGGCAAGATCATCGGGCAGGCCGTGGTCGCGCTCGGGTTCGGTATCCTCGCCACCCAGTTCTTCGCCGACGCGCAGGGCGTGCGACCCGCGTCGATGTACCTCTCCACGACCCACGACTGGGGCATCAAACTCCCGCTCGTGGTGGTGCTGCTGATCATCTGGTTCATGGTGACCGCCACCTCCAACGCCACCAACATCGTCGACGGCGCGGACGGCCTGCTGGCGGGGAGCGCCGCGATGGTCTTCGGCGCATACGCGTTGCTGAGCGTGTGGCAGAGCAACCAGCGCTGCAACTCCCCGCGGCCGACGGTCATCGCCGAGCAGTGCTACCCGGTGCGCGACCCCCTCGACCTTGCGGTGTTCTCCGCGACGGTCGCCGCCGCCTGCATCGGGTTCCTCTGGTGGAACGCCAAGCCCGCGAAGATCTTCATGGGCGACGTCGGGTCGCTCGCGCTCGGCGGGGCGCTTGCGGGGCTCGCGATCATGTCGCGCACCGAACTCCTGCTCGCCGTGATCGGCGGCCTCTTCGTCCTCGACACCATGACGGTGCTGATTCAGCGGTACTACTTCAAGGCGACGCGGCGACTGACGGGCACCGGCAAGCGGATCTTCCCGATCGCACCCATCCATCACCACTTCGACGACAAGTGGGGCGAGGCGGCCATGGTGATCCGGCTGTGGATCCTGTGCGGCCTGTGCGTGCTTGCCGGCCTCGCGATCTTCTACGCCACCTGGCTCGCCTGAGCCCCTTACCTGGAGGCCGGCAGGCGCTGCTGCCGCTAGGTTGGTGAGATGAGCGACTACCTCGACGTCAACCGGGCCAACTGGGACTCGCGGGCCGACGTCCACATGGGCGAGGGCGGCTACGACCTGCGCGAGATCGACGACCCAGGCTGGATCTCGCAGGTCGTCGCGTTCGACCGGCCGCGCCTCGGAGACATCGACGGCCTCGACGGCGTGCACCTGCAGTGCCACCTTGGCACCGACACGTTGAGCCTCGCCCGCCTCGGCGCGAGGATGACGGGGCTCGACCTCTCGCCGAACTCGCTGCGCTACGCGCGCCGGATCGCGGAACGCGTCGGCCTGGACATCGACTACGTCGAATCGGACGTGTACGGCGCCGTCGAGGCGCTCGGAAGGCAACGCTTCGACCTCGTGTACACCGGGATCGGCGCACTCTGCTGGATCCCCGACATCCGCCGCTGGGCGCAGACCGCGGCCGACCTGCTGCGGCCCGGCGGTCGGCTGTTCGTGCGTGACGGGCATCCCGTGCTGAACTCGGTGCTCCCCGTGACCGTCGGGCAGGTGCAGCCCGACTCGGACCAGCAGGAGTGGCTGACCGGTGTCGGTTCGCTGACGCCATCGCTCGAGTTGCCGTATTGGGAGCGCGACGAGCCGATGGTCTGGGAGGACGCCGTCAGCTATGCGGGCACCGAGGCGGTGGCCTCTCCCACGAGCATCGAGTGGAACCACGCCATTTCCGAGATCGTGATGGCCGTCCTCGACGCGGGCCTCACGCTTGAACTGCTCGCCGAACACGACAGCGTCCCGTGGGACGCGGTGCCGGGAATGATGGAGATGGACGAGGTCGGCGAGTTCCGGCTCCGCGACCGTCCCGACCGCCTGCCCGCGAGCTTCACCCTGGTCGCCCGGCGCGCTGGTTGAGCCATGCGGAGCGCGGAGCGGTCCGCATCGGTCGAAACCTCCGACGCTTCCCGCCCGAACCCGGCCACGCGGGACTATGTTTCGTGCATGACGCACACTCTCGGCCGGCTCGCGGCAGGCGCCGTCCTGGCCCTGCTCGTCGGCTGCTCGTCGGGCGCGTCCTCCTGTGCCGCCCCAACGGTGACGGGGCTGCCCGACGTCGTGGCCCCGGGCGAGTCGGTCACCGTGACCGTGTCGAACCTCTGGGACGGCTGCAGCGACACGGGCGGCGGCCCCAACAAGCCCATCCGGGGGACGGCGCGGATCGACGTTCTGTCGAGGACGGATCGGGACCATCCGATCGTCACGGCCGACACCGGTGAGGTCGCGGCCGACGCCTCCGCAGAGTTGACCTTCCAGATCCCCGAGCCGACGCCCGAGGGCGAGGCCTACCTCTCCCTGGACGGGTCGGACCTCGCGAGCTTCCGGATCGGCGGCTAGTCGCCGGAGGTGTGCTTGGCGCGGCGCACGATCAGCGGGTCAGGCGCGTACACGACGGAGTCGTCGCGGCCCTCGTAGTCGAACTGGTACAGGAACGAGCGCATCGCGTTGATCCGTGCGCGCTTCTTGTCGTTCGACTTCACCGTCGTCCACGGCGCGTACTTCTTGTCTGTGCGCAGCAGCATCTGCTCCTTCGCCTCGGTGTAGGCGTCCCAGCGGTCCAGGCTTTCCAGGTCCATGGGGGAGAGCTTCCACTGCCGCACCGGGTCCAACTGCCGCAGCGCGAAGCGGGTGCGCTGCTCGTCCTGGGTCACCGAGAACCAGAACTTGGTGAGGCTGATGCCCGACTCGACAAGCATCCGCTCGAACTGCGGCGCCTGCAGCATGAACGTCTCGTACTCCTCGTCGGTGCAGAACCCCATCACCTTCTCGACGCCCGCCCGGTTGTACCAGGACCGGTCGAACAGCACCATCTCGCCGGCGGTCGGCAGGTGCTGGACGTAGCGCTGGAAGTACCACTGGCCCCGCTCGGTGTTCGACGGTGCCGAGAGGGCGACGACGCGGGCCGCGCGCGGGTTGAGGTGCTCGTTGAACCGCTTGATGGTGCTTCCCTTGCCGGCCGCGTCGCGCCCTTCGAAGACGAGGACGTGCTTGGCGCCGGTGTCCTGGGACCAGTACTGGAACTTCAGCAACTCGACCTGGAGGAGGTACTTCTCGTGCTCGTAGTCTGTGCGGTCCATCAGCGAGTCGTAGGGGTAGCCGTCCTGCCAGGTGTCGATGGCCGACCCGTCCGGCGCGATCAGTTCCGGGTCGACGCCCTCTGCGCCCTCGACGCGGTACCCCTCTTCCTTGAGGTGATCGATGTACTCGCGCAGCGGCATGTTCTGGGTCATGGGCAATACATACCCTGTCCAGGTGTCGCGCGGGTGAACAACCGCGGGTTGAGCCATGAAGGACCGGACTTCATCGGTCGAAACCTTCGTGCGCGTGCGGTGGGTCCGCTGGTTGAGCCATGAAGGACGCGTCAGCGGACTTCATCGGTCGAAACCTCTTGCACGTCCAGCGGGTCTCGGGATGGACCGGGGAGGGGCTTGGTGAGAGTCGCTGCACCGGGTGCCAGGGGTTCCGACGCAGCGCGCGCGACTGCGTCGCGGCCGCTGGCTCAACCAACGAGGCACGCTGGTTGAGCCATGAAGGACGCGTCAGCGGACTTCATCGGTCGAAACCTCTTGCACGTGCAGCGGGTCTCGGGATGGACCGGGGAGGGGGTTGGTGAGAGTCGCTGCACCGGGTGCCGGGGGTTTCGACGCAGCGCGCGCGACTGCGTCGCGGCCGCTGGCTCAACCAACGGGTCAGCGGCTGGCCAGGACGAGGTCGGCGACCTCCTCGGCGCGCTCGACCACGGCCTCCGCGCCCGCCTCGAGGAGCGACTCGCGCGAGGAGGCTCCCGTGGTGATGCCCATGGCCCGCATCCCCGCGGCGAGCG is a genomic window containing:
- the mraY gene encoding phospho-N-acetylmuramoyl-pentapeptide-transferase; its protein translation is MRALLVSSGLAIVVSLLGTWFAIGLFRRIGFGQPTRIDGPTAHHVKRGTPTMGGVVIVVATVVSYLTGTLVTGNLPSASAWLALLLFVGCAAIGFLDDYIKVFTQDNRGLSPKGKIIGQAVVALGFGILATQFFADAQGVRPASMYLSTTHDWGIKLPLVVVLLIIWFMVTATSNATNIVDGADGLLAGSAAMVFGAYALLSVWQSNQRCNSPRPTVIAEQCYPVRDPLDLAVFSATVAAACIGFLWWNAKPAKIFMGDVGSLALGGALAGLAIMSRTELLLAVIGGLFVLDTMTVLIQRYYFKATRRLTGTGKRIFPIAPIHHHFDDKWGEAAMVIRLWILCGLCVLAGLAIFYATWLA
- the ppk2 gene encoding polyphosphate kinase 2, coding for MTQNMPLREYIDHLKEEGYRVEGAEGVDPELIAPDGSAIDTWQDGYPYDSLMDRTDYEHEKYLLQVELLKFQYWSQDTGAKHVLVFEGRDAAGKGSTIKRFNEHLNPRAARVVALSAPSNTERGQWYFQRYVQHLPTAGEMVLFDRSWYNRAGVEKVMGFCTDEEYETFMLQAPQFERMLVESGISLTKFWFSVTQDEQRTRFALRQLDPVRQWKLSPMDLESLDRWDAYTEAKEQMLLRTDKKYAPWTTVKSNDKKRARINAMRSFLYQFDYEGRDDSVVYAPDPLIVRRAKHTSGD
- a CDS encoding VWA domain-containing protein — its product is MSEDTTVGRTPERLTRWRLILGSDEADGVTFDGAPVQLGEDDAVRDKVLTDLYDADRRGGLGSSSPKVARWLGDIRSYFPSSVVQVMQGDAMERLGLRELLLEPEMMRAVQPDINLVSTLIGLSGVIPEHSKETARAVVRQVTNELEERLRSRTVQAVTGAIDRSSRTNRPKFRDVDWNRTIAANLKNYLPDHKTVVPERLVGNARRQSQVEREIILCIDQSGSMAESVVYSAVFGAVLASLRSVKTHLVVFDTSVVDLTDEIDDPVDVLFGVQLGGGTDINGALAYCQGLITQPTDTVLVLISDLYEGGIAEEMLRRANSIVGSGATMVALLALSDSGRPSYDPQHANALGSVGVPSFACTPDLFPDLMATAIQREDIGAWAAANDIVTTHAEPDST
- a CDS encoding class I SAM-dependent methyltransferase → MSDYLDVNRANWDSRADVHMGEGGYDLREIDDPGWISQVVAFDRPRLGDIDGLDGVHLQCHLGTDTLSLARLGARMTGLDLSPNSLRYARRIAERVGLDIDYVESDVYGAVEALGRQRFDLVYTGIGALCWIPDIRRWAQTAADLLRPGGRLFVRDGHPVLNSVLPVTVGQVQPDSDQQEWLTGVGSLTPSLELPYWERDEPMVWEDAVSYAGTEAVASPTSIEWNHAISEIVMAVLDAGLTLELLAEHDSVPWDAVPGMMEMDEVGEFRLRDRPDRLPASFTLVARRAG